A single Lysinibacter sp. HNR DNA region contains:
- the phoU gene encoding phosphate signaling complex protein PhoU has product MREVFQQELREVQTRLVEISELVELAIQRGTQAFQTSEVSLAEAVIEDEQQIDALTTDLDELAITILARQQPVAKDLRIIVSALRISSSLSRMGELAEHIAQLARYRFPESVIPKGLGKTFREMGDLDVQMAAQVTELLKTEDIHLIDSIRNTDDRVDELHAKVFEKVLSDTFKGEVTNVVDATLASRYHERFADHAVSVAKKVQYLATGEYS; this is encoded by the coding sequence ATGCGTGAAGTTTTCCAGCAAGAATTACGCGAGGTTCAAACCCGGCTTGTTGAAATCTCCGAGCTTGTAGAACTTGCAATTCAACGCGGAACTCAAGCCTTTCAAACCTCAGAAGTCTCGCTGGCAGAGGCCGTTATTGAGGATGAGCAGCAAATCGATGCCCTCACCACGGACCTCGACGAACTAGCCATCACAATCCTTGCCCGGCAACAGCCCGTCGCTAAAGATCTAAGAATCATTGTCAGCGCATTGCGCATCAGCTCGTCACTCTCACGCATGGGCGAACTAGCCGAGCATATTGCACAGCTCGCCCGTTATAGGTTCCCGGAGAGTGTTATCCCCAAGGGTCTCGGTAAAACCTTTCGGGAAATGGGTGACCTTGATGTGCAGATGGCGGCACAGGTGACAGAACTACTTAAAACCGAAGACATCCACCTCATCGACAGCATTCGCAACACGGATGATCGTGTTGATGAGTTGCACGCCAAAGTTTTTGAAAAGGTACTCAGCGATACTTTTAAAGGCGAAGTCACCAACGTGGTTGACGCCACCCTGGCCAGTCGCTACCACGAACGGTTTGCAGACCACGCTGTTTCAGTAGCAAAGAAGGTGCAGTACCTGGCAACGGGCGAATACAGCTAA
- a CDS encoding ATP-binding protein translates to MESVLLVLLSLALGLVAGVSVTIVGVMAARRGRQTRDAHHPTVPTEVADVVEAIDSFAVILDSSLNIIYTNSVAQDSELIGEELLRNGALQRVAASVLDSGETVRVELRDEFASADRPGREDGVYPPGNSPEISGHNLWLQGTPLGPRFVFIVVEDRGEAWRLESVRRDFIANVSHELKTPVSAVALLVEAIQEAADDPEAVIRFAKRLGAESDRLVNLVSNIIQLSAAQQLVPSALSGFVEVRELLKSAVEEHQNVIEQRNITLVTAASKNIFVAGDEKALVTALSNLVGNAIKYSDDGSRVGVGVTVVDSMVEIAITDQGVGIPAEDADRIFERFYRVDPARSRQTGGTGLGLSIVKNTVQGHGGLVRVWSRPGAGSTFTIVLPLRDPLGSTEEDATAVKREEAQGTVGLQAGSVWELPRPQKSAPQKKKKKAGTKQEDKAAKKAAKSSKKKKAQAKHATHIANPKK, encoded by the coding sequence ATGGAATCCGTTTTGCTGGTTCTACTATCTCTTGCTCTGGGACTGGTAGCGGGTGTTAGCGTTACCATCGTCGGAGTGATGGCAGCCCGGCGAGGAAGACAGACTCGTGACGCACATCATCCCACAGTTCCCACGGAGGTCGCCGATGTTGTTGAGGCGATTGACTCCTTTGCTGTCATACTGGATTCCTCTCTGAACATTATCTATACCAATAGTGTTGCTCAGGATAGCGAGCTTATTGGTGAAGAATTGCTGCGAAACGGTGCTTTGCAACGTGTGGCGGCCTCTGTTTTAGACTCCGGTGAAACCGTGAGGGTTGAGCTGAGGGACGAATTTGCCTCTGCGGATCGTCCGGGGCGAGAGGATGGGGTTTACCCACCCGGAAACTCGCCCGAGATTTCAGGTCACAATCTCTGGTTGCAGGGAACCCCTCTCGGGCCACGGTTTGTATTCATCGTGGTCGAGGACAGGGGAGAAGCCTGGAGACTTGAGTCGGTGCGTCGAGATTTTATTGCCAACGTGAGTCATGAGCTGAAGACGCCCGTCAGCGCGGTGGCGCTTTTGGTTGAGGCTATACAGGAGGCAGCCGACGACCCTGAGGCGGTGATCCGATTTGCCAAGAGGCTGGGAGCGGAGAGTGACCGGCTTGTCAACCTGGTATCAAACATCATCCAGTTGTCTGCTGCGCAGCAGCTTGTGCCATCAGCCCTGAGCGGTTTTGTTGAGGTTCGGGAGCTTCTTAAATCGGCAGTGGAGGAGCATCAGAACGTTATCGAACAGCGCAATATTACCCTGGTAACGGCGGCATCAAAGAATATCTTTGTCGCGGGAGATGAGAAAGCGCTTGTGACAGCGCTCTCTAACCTCGTGGGAAATGCGATCAAATATTCCGATGATGGCTCCCGGGTCGGGGTGGGGGTTACAGTGGTTGACTCCATGGTAGAGATTGCGATTACCGATCAGGGAGTAGGGATACCTGCGGAAGATGCTGATCGAATATTTGAGCGCTTCTATCGAGTTGATCCCGCCCGTTCCCGACAGACGGGCGGTACCGGTTTGGGGCTCAGTATTGTCAAGAACACGGTTCAAGGACACGGCGGATTGGTCAGGGTGTGGTCGCGCCCCGGTGCAGGCTCAACCTTCACGATTGTTCTTCCGCTCCGGGATCCCCTGGGTAGCACTGAGGAGGATGCCACCGCGGTGAAGAGGGAGGAGGCTCAGGGCACTGTCGGATTGCAAGCTGGTTCTGTCTGGGAACTTCCGAGGCCTCAGAAGAGTGCTCCGCAAAAGAAAAAGAAGAAGGCCGGAACTAAGCAGGAAGATAAAGCGGCAAAGAAAGCCGCAAAGTCTTCCAAGAAAAAGAAGGCACAAGCAAAACACGCGACTCACATCGCCAATCCTAAGAAATAA